A region of the Primulina eburnea isolate SZY01 chromosome 7, ASM2296580v1, whole genome shotgun sequence genome:
TATCTGCAGTGAATGAGTCTAAGATTGAGGAGAAAAATTGTCTTGTTTTCCATTGTGAAAAGTACTCAATCTTGTAGAGGCACTTCTGCATGTATTAAATTGCACCATGTTGACCTATTTGAATTTTAGGGATTGGCACATGTTGCTCGGAAGATGCCGAAGAATATGCATTCTCAATTTATACTTGGCTTGATGTATCAACGAATGGGACAACCTCAAAAGGTAGCCATTGtatgtttatgcatgtttttgGTAGCATCCCTTTTGATGGAATTATTTCTAGGCGATTCTGGCATATGAAAAGGCAGCCGAGATATTACTTCGCTCTGAAGAAGAAATTGACAGACCAGAGTTACTTTCAGTGGTTCAACTTCATCATGCACAGGCGGGTTAACTTTTATGCTGAAACTGCAATATCATTATGAATTTGACTGTTTCTTAATTCCCTTGGTTAACTTGGTTAATTATTAATTCATCCCTCATGCAGTGTATACTGCTAGAAAGCTTTGAAAACTCTAATTTGGATGAAGAACTTGAATCGCGAGAACTTGATGAAATTTGTTTGAAAATGAGGGACTCTCTGAAGGCAGATGTTAGACAAGCCTCTGTTTGGAACACTCTGGGTTTACTACTACTTAGAACAGGTCGCTCGCAGGTGCaaacatgtttttttttgtGTCAACAAGCTAATGTAGGTGTTTGTTGTAAGATTTTAAAACTAACACTGCTCCTGGTCTTCCATAGAGTGCTGTCACCGTATTTTCTTCTTTGTTGAAGATTGCTCCTGACAACATGGATTGCCTTGGAAACCTTGGAGTCGCTTATCTTCAAGGGTAAGTGGAAAACATGGCTATGTAAATATCTTAGGCATGAAAGGACTTGTTTTGGAATTCATCTTCATTGTTCATTAGCTTGATTGTTTAGTTTTTTGCTATTGTTTTCATCAAATGCcattttttaaatctttttctttttactgatttgtttgatgGAGTTTTTTCAAGAGGAGCAAATTGGTTGTACTGTTTGTTTTTAAGCGTATGATAAGATTGAACAGTtacaatcttgtgttatctaagTTGTCACATCTGATTACATTAATTCAGTTACGTATTATCCATAATtattttttctgaaaatatgTCATGTACCCGCCTCACATTATGTAAATGCAACAAATTTGTTGCGTTGATGTTTTTTGATGATCCGAAACAATGCAGCACTATGGTCAATAATAAAATCAAGCAGTTAGATATCAGATGCGTTGACATGTTTGTTCATAGTTCGAGTAAATATATTAAAGTTGGTGGCTTGTTTTGCAGCTATATTTGTTAGTTTACTGTAGATCTATCTTTTATTGATGCATATTGTGCTAATTTCATATATAATAGCAATTTCGTTATTCAACATGGTAATTTGATGGTTGTAATGAATTATGTCCCAGTGGGCATTTGGAACTTTCGGAGAGGTGTTTCCAAGATTTGGTTTTGAAAGATCACAATCATTCAGCAGCTTTAATCAACTATGCTGCCATCCTTTTATATAAATATGGTTCGGTGGTCTCAGGTATCCCTTTTGAAATTTGACTGAATTCAGCATGTCTAAGAAGTTGTTGGGTCATGATCTTGACTCAACTCAGGAGCCCAACTAGTATTCACTCAAATCATAATTCAGAACTCAAGTGTTTCACCCCATATTTTCTTTCACGTGTTAAAACAATTATTAAAAACATAGTCATTACATACTAATTTTCTCTCCCTTTTTTCTACTaataattatactttttcattcATTTCATATATTCATTACGCTACAAGTGCATTTAGATTGATAACTTATGTAATcagtattttaaaagaaaaggcATTTTTAAGCAAAAAGTGGTGTCTGCATGGAGAAGATGTTTTTAAGAAGTActtagaaaagcacttttctAGGAGACAAAAATTTTGGGTTTTCACCTTCTGCTTCAGCTTCTCCTTAAAAATAAGCTCTTTTTCACTATTTATCCGAACATAAAAACCGCTTCTGCATTTTCTGAAAGCACATTTTTTAGCTACATCTTTGCTTCAGAATATTTATTCAAATACGAATCAATATTATCTTCAAAAATTGCAGTAGAGCTCTTCTagaatttttcaaattaaataggGTTGAAAGTCAAACTGAAAGGCACCTTGCTTTCTTGTTCTATAAGGATGTTTGTATCTGGCATAATGCGGCTAAATTATAATCGGCATTAGCATCGTCGATCAATTAAACGGTCTTCTTTTGCTTCGGTCAGATTTAGATATTACTATACTGAAGTTTTTTCTTGTATAGGTGCTGGGGCGAACGCTGATGCTAGAACTTTTGCGGATCAGGTTGAGGCTTCGAATGTTGCCAAGGAGTGTTTATTAGCTGCTGCAAAAGCTGACCCCAGGGCAGCTCATGTATGGACGAATCTAGCCAGTGCATATTATTTGGCTGGTGATTACAAAGCTTCTGGAAAATGCTTGGAAAAGGTACTTCTGGCTCCTTTACTTTGATCACTGATTTTCAGCGGTATTGACTTTTTTTTGTCTCTTTTCgttattttttcttttgtacCATGATTTCCGTTAAGTTATCTCATAGACGAGGTTTTATCCTTGGCATGATTGGTAAATCGATCAACTCTTTTCTGTTGTATtgtgttaaagattttaagttCTTTGCCCTTGCCTTCTTGCTTTTTAGGCTGGAAAACTGGAGCCAAATTGCTTAGCCACCCGATATGCTATTGGAGTTCACCGAGTCAGAGATGCAGAAAGGTCTCAGAATCCTAATGAACAGCTCACTTGGGCTGGGAATGAGATGGCTTCTCTGCTAAGAGAAGGAGATTCCACCACAATTGAGCCTCCCATAGCATGGGCAGGTCTTGCTATGGCCCACAAAGCCCAACATGAGATTGCATCAGCATTTGAAATTGAACGACAGGAATTGCTAGAAGTTAAAGATCGTGCTATGTACAGTCTTAAGCAGGTTATTTTTTGCATCCTCACATGAATGTATTTCTGTGTTTTACAGTCATGGTAATTTTCCGAATAATTGATATTAAAGCTTGGAACTTTTCAGAAGGTTTGCAGACATTAGAGAAACCAATATTATACAGTATAACAAACCAATCTTATTAATGAGAAGGAATTTTTTATCATATGATATTTCATCTTTCCATAAGGGGAAGATTTTTTTATGCGTGATCCTAATCCTAGAATTTTCTAGTTTCATATGCAGTCATATCTTCTTAAAGAACAACTTTTCACTCATACTCTTCTTCTGTTGGTTGTATGCATAGGGACTATAAAATATTAATGTATAATAAATGGAGAAGTGGATCAGAATGGAATCTGAAGTTTCGGTATATTCAAtgattcaacatttatttaacatagattgaaaataaatcagTTTTCACCAAAGAGTAAGAAGCCCCTCCATGGGTGATGCATGCGTACATGGAAATGTTGTGGAGTGTCTTTTCTATCCTTTGTGGGTGAGGTTTGCTatcttgaaaaaataaaaatgagatgattgatttgtttttagataaaacacaaatttattaataaataCTAGATGATTGATTAATTATGAT
Encoded here:
- the LOC140837053 gene encoding uncharacterized protein codes for the protein MSRPHPPAAVLPSVGTERLTGNTSDNSFSPHHPPPGTVVVADLNIEPPDSDSHPGSSSFLVSRTVTDETISEKITLMHKDVDALDVEASQSKKVGKCRSRTSKVEYPPDCCGADTDADQNGLGVPSSREEKVSSLKTGLAHVARKMPKNMHSQFILGLMYQRMGQPQKAILAYEKAAEILLRSEEEIDRPELLSVVQLHHAQCILLESFENSNLDEELESRELDEICLKMRDSLKADVRQASVWNTLGLLLLRTGRSQSAVTVFSSLLKIAPDNMDCLGNLGVAYLQGGHLELSERCFQDLVLKDHNHSAALINYAAILLYKYGSVVSGAGANADARTFADQVEASNVAKECLLAAAKADPRAAHVWTNLASAYYLAGDYKASGKCLEKAGKLEPNCLATRYAIGVHRVRDAERSQNPNEQLTWAGNEMASLLREGDSTTIEPPIAWAGLAMAHKAQHEIASAFEIERQELLEVKDRAMYSLKQAIGEDPDDAVQWHQIGLHCLCTQQFKMSQTYLKAAAARRNDCVYTWSNLGISLQLLEQNAQAEEVYKHALSLATSQQEHTIFSNLGIFYRQLRKHERAKAMFSKALELQPGYAPAYNNLGLVFVAEGRWEEAMFCFNKTLALDPLLDAAKSNLIKVDMLCRMDTSLP